The nucleotide window CATGGTCGACTGTCCAGATCAAGGAGCCCTTGAAGAAGGTTGCCGTTTGCATTGCTACGAAACAGAACGGCAGTCGTGTAACCGTCTCACGCCAACAGTCGTCCTTTCGAATGGTGAACACCTCCATCCCAAGAGCATCCTCGGCGAGACACTCGCGGTAGAAGAAGCGAGCGACCTTGTAGGCGTTGGTGCCATGATCCCGTTCGAAGCCAAACGCCTTGTGGCCTTCGGTTCCCCAGCGCCGACCTGATGTGACGATGTTGGGGCTCCAAGGCAGCACGACGGCCTGGCGCGTGGCCGGGTTTAGCACGCGCACGGTATCCTCTGCTGGCAGCATCACAAGCCCGTCGCAGTGCGCGAACCGGTGCCTTGCCCACTTGTCCTCCGCGGGGAACGATGAGGTGTCGTGCAAGAGGGCTGCCACGTCCGGCTTGCTCTCCTCCCACAGGTACAATCCCGGGGCAGAGACCTCGTGGCTGATCGTCCAACTCCAAGGTTCTGCGGCTTCGACGGTGATACGTGGTGTAATGAGTAGGCTGCACGGCTTCTTGTTTTGTTGGTGGAGCCGGTGGAGATGCGCCTGAGAGAAGGATGGATCGTCGGAGATGGTGGTGCGCCAGGCCTTGCAGACGCAGCTTAGACGCAACAGGGACTTTGCGGGCAGCCGGACCAGGATCTCCGACACGATCAGGTCGTGAGGCAGCAGGCTCGTCATCTTGGCTGTAGCTGGTTGACAATCCTCGGATGATTACTTCTCTTCTTCTTTGTGCTAACTGAAACAGCAGGCCGTCGTACCTCTGCCAAGTGCTACATTATGAGCGCTATAACCGCAAGTACTCCTATATACGAGCAGAGACTCAACCGTGTCTAAACCGAGTCGCACACGTGAACCAACTCAAAACTGCAACCTCGAAACTAACTCAAACTTTTTTTTAAACCGAAACTAACTCAAACTTGCCTCCTGAAATTTGGCATGTCCAGGTTATTGGGCCTACTAATGATTGAAAAAACTAATTTTGTTTACCACAACATGGCAAACGTGGGACCACACGACATATGTGGTAAGCAATCTAAACTACTAAAAAAAATAGACAAACGTCGTAAGCAATCCAAAATAgatgaaaacaaaaaaaaagcATCACTGTTTTTAAAACAAGTATGAATAGGGTTCATCAATTAGAGTAAGAAAAAGGCTTAAACTCGTCCGACGGGTCATAGCACCCATGTCGGCCACATCCCTCGCACAATATGTGCTCTCTTCCACACACTTTCTATCTCTTCTGTGTTCCCATATTTACATCGGGGCCATCATCACCGACTGCTGCTGTGAAACGAGAGGGGTCGACACCGACCACCGCCAACTGCATCCCTACCACAACAGATCCGATCGAACAAAACACAGTGTGGCATGGCCTCACCATTGTTGCATCCTGCCCATGGCTGCGATGATGGTGTTGCAAACGGTGGCAGACGTCGCCGACCAACGTAACAACGCCATTTGCTGCAAGCCGAGGGAGGGGCGACATCGACCACCACGGCTGCAAGGCTCCCACATGCCCCCATCCTGTGGTGATGTAGACACCCGCGACAGCAAGTAGGGAGTCATGTCGTCGGATAAGTTGTGAGCCGGTGTGGTAGGCGGCGCCACCGTGGTGGGAGCGGGGGCTGCAATGGCGGCAGCAATGCTGCATGTTGATGGCCTGCTTTTTC belongs to Triticum urartu cultivar G1812 chromosome 7, Tu2.1, whole genome shotgun sequence and includes:
- the LOC125518142 gene encoding F-box protein At1g52495-like — protein: MTSLLPHDLIVSEILVRLPAKSLLRLSCVCKAWRTTISDDPSFSQAHLHRLHQQNKKPCSLLITPRITVEAAEPWSWTISHEVSAPGLYLWEESKPDVAALLHDTSSFPAEDKWARHRFAHCDGLVMLPAEDTVRVLNPATRQAVVLPWSPNIVTSGRRWGTEGHKAFGFERDHGTNAYKVARFFYRECLAEDALGMEVFTIRKDDCWRETVTRLPFCFVAMQTATFFKGSLIWTVDHESLMYEDLSPDEIADMPCFVRFSLEDESFNIIIGPPWYRGGQRLEMPLAELNGELAMPRPGYKSVQIWMCDDVESISPPRWERRHVLNFPFSFHQLIGTSNDEIVFRDISDSLWRQTPQGVDIMFHMEALRYYNHDTSTLVEYSGETVQDFDAIFYIPTLVPI